Proteins co-encoded in one Streptomyces sp. JH34 genomic window:
- a CDS encoding ATP-binding protein, whose product MESRGSVPAHPVSYEGVWRFTAPAVDVSVPQARHAVRDLIDRQGVPVEDDILQGLLLIVSELVTNAVRHAALLSPELAVEVAIGAEWIRVAVEDNHPYRPTALVTDYAQTGGRGLLLVREITAEAGGACDVEHTAGGGKIIWAALPLKTQL is encoded by the coding sequence ATGGAGAGCCGTGGGAGTGTTCCGGCCCATCCCGTGTCGTACGAGGGCGTGTGGCGCTTCACCGCGCCCGCCGTCGACGTCTCGGTTCCGCAGGCCCGCCACGCCGTCCGTGACCTGATCGACCGGCAGGGCGTACCCGTCGAGGACGACATCCTCCAGGGGCTGCTGCTGATCGTGTCGGAACTGGTCACCAACGCGGTCCGGCACGCGGCGCTGCTCTCGCCCGAGCTCGCCGTCGAGGTGGCCATCGGGGCCGAGTGGATCCGGGTGGCGGTCGAGGACAACCACCCGTACCGCCCGACGGCGCTGGTCACCGACTACGCGCAGACCGGCGGCCGCGGCCTGCTCCTGGTCCGTGAGATCACCGCCGAGGCGGGCGGCGCCTGCGACGTGGAGCACACCGCGGGCGGCGGCAAGATCATCTGGGCGGCGCTGCCCCTCAAGACGCAGCTCTGA